The sequence below is a genomic window from Selenomonas ruminantium subsp. lactilytica TAM6421.
TGATTCCCAAGGCTGTGGCGAATACAGAAAATTGAACAGACGCATATCAAGCGTTTTCTGGTTGATTGCCAGAAGAAAAGACAGGCTGGAGATTCTGGCAGGAACTCTTGTATCGGAATATGCCTGGGGCTACAAATGTGAAGCATGTTGCTGAAACTTCACTTCGGGCAGCAAAATCAGGCACGGTCGTCTGTACGCCAGATCCTGTAAGCACGTTGCACCGCATTGTGGCATCTATATTGCCGCATTGGCTGTTGGCGAGGATTTGCAAATAAGTGGATTGGATTGTTCCATTCTAAGGGAATCTTAATACTGGCGTAGTATCATGGATTACCAAGGGGGATGGAACTGTGATAAATAAATTTAAACAGGTTTTATCTAAAATCGGTAAATATTTAGGCTATGGTTTATTATTAGGTGCCATAGCCTTAATCGCATATGTTGGCTATAGCATGGCTGCGTTCTTTTTTCACTTGGATTTATCGCAAAGCTACCGAAACATAGATGGTTATGAAGGAATTACTTTTGAAAAATCAGCCCGTGATGGCAGAATGCTTGTCTATAAGAGAACTTTTGCAGGACTGAGAGAATCAGGCGAGAAAAAGTCCAGTAATAGTCAAGGTAAGGAAAATGATGAAGTCGTGTATCTCACACTGAAAGAGAAACTGGGGGAGGGCGTAAAAGTCATTGATTATGCAGCGTCTCCTGATAATAAATATATCCTGTATGTTGTAACGGAAGATGTAAGTAAAGGTGCATCTACTGATACAGAACGGTATTACTATAAAGTACTTGATTTACAGGACAATTCATCCACAACTATTTATAAGGGATATTTGCATGATTTTGCTGTAGAATGGCAATGAACTCAAAAGAGATGGAGCTGTTGCATATGGAATTGGTAGATGTAATCCGGCAAATATATGGCGAAGAAGTCTACATAACGGACAGGATAGGGATTTCTGGCGGCGATATAAATGATGCATATCATCTATGCCTGAGTAATGGAGAGAATCTGTTTATAAAGATGAATGCTAATGCGAAAGATGATTTCTTTGCAGCTGAAAAAACAGGGCTGGAAGCATTGCATAAAGCTGGAGCAGTTACGCTATCGGTTATTACTTATGATAAAACGAAGGATAACTTGTCCTATTTACTGCTGAATTTCGTGAGAAGTTCGAGGCCTAAGAGAACGTACTGGGAAGACTTAGGCCATATGCTGGCACAGGTACACCACGCTGCAGTGGATAAGTTTGGCGGGTTCTCACCGGAGTTTTATGATGCCTATCATGAGATAATTCCAAAGGAGCCAGGCTATACTGTTCGGCGGGATTTATACAATCTGTATCATTTGCTGAACCATTTGAATCTGTTTGGCAGATCATATCTTGCGGCAGGAAGAAGAATATTGAAGAGTTATTCGCAGAAGTGAGACAAGAAAACAAAATGACGATAGAGCAATACATGGATGAACTTAAAATAGAGAAAAAAGATCACAATATCATTTTTAACAATGAATGGTTTGTATTGGGAAAAGATAAATACTTTTCTTATTGGGTTTATACGGTTGATGAAACCAAGGGAGATAAATAATATATTAGGTTTGCAAATTTTTCCAAAGGAATTAATGGAAAAATCCAAAAGATGCCCGAATATTCTAGGGACAGTTTCCCATGAATCCATGAAAAAGGCAGAAGATGAAACTTATAAGTTCATAAAACAGTATGTAAAGTTCAATAAGCGTGATTGGTGAGCTGGAAAGGAAAGCCAATGGAATATAAATTTCAGCCTATGGTGCAGGAAGCCATAGAATTGATTTGGAAACAGGATGACTCAAAAAATTGTGAGAAGGGCCGGACTTTGCTGCGCAGAGCAGCGGAGGACGGAGATGCGGAAGCCTGGGCATTACTGTCCTTGACTTATTTAGGAGAGCCATGGGTAGGGAAGACCAGCAACTTTGAGAATAACATAGCAGAAGCCGAACGCTGCCTGAAAAAGAGCTTGTCAGAAGGCAGTCCTGTTGGTTTGCTGGCGATTCTGGCCAGACGTAGCCTCTACCCTACGGAGGAAATGGATTTTTGGGATTATTGGGACGATGAAAGAGAGACAGCTGTTGTAGAAATGGAAGAATATACCGAAGGCGATGGCAATGGTGAAGACCTGGCAGCATATCTATTTGGGATGGCTTATCTGCGGGGCGGTATTGACATACTGACAGGTAAAAGGCTGGATAAAGGACAGCGGCAGCAGCTGGCGAAGCCTTTTCTGGAACATGCCCGGACTCAGGGTATAAGGTTGAATTACAATCCGGAGGAGATGTCAAAGCCCGACGATTCGGATGCTGACTGGAGGTTAAAGCTTTGGCTGCAGAATGGTTTGGTTATTACCTTTGACCGCTATGATACAGAAGAATTCCAGGCAGCATTGGAAATAATGGAAGACACCTATAAAGTCATAGAGCTATATCATGATAAGGATTATCTCTCTGTTCGTCAGACAGAAGACAATTATGAACTCCACGCTATGCTGAACGGCAAAGGTGCCTTGCGCAGGGAAGATTCAAGGGAACAGGTTTTATCCCTTCTGCAGGCGTGGCTTGGGGGAAAGACAGATCTTTCAGCAGAGGAATGGCAGAATGATGTCCAAGCAGTACGATATGTAAAGTGGCAGTGGTATCTGGACAAGGCGGAAGTTTGCAAAAATCGTGATGGCCTAGATGAAATGGTAACGGCACTTAAACAGGCTGCCAATATGGACTGTGGAAAGGCTATGGTTCGCTTGGGGTGTTATCATCAGGAAAAAGGGGAAAAGGATGTCGCCAGGCAGTGGTTTTTGCAGGCCGTAAAAACGGAAGAGCATGATGATGTAAAAGAAGCCTGTTATTATCTGGGCTGCTTGGAAGAGGGCCAGCTGGCTGTGCAGTATCTTGAAAAAGCCGCCAAGATGGGAGCAGCTTCTGCCTGGGCAAAGCTCGGAAATTGTTATCGTAACGGGCTGGGTACTCTCATGGACAGCGAAAAGGCCATGATCTGTTACAAAAAAGGTGCAGACCTTGGGGACTATGAGGCTTTGTATGTTATGGCGTGCAGCTGCCGGAGCGAAGATGGAACGTGGCAGGATATACCGAAAGCAATATCCTGCTTGCGAAAGGTATTATCCGAGGAAAACGATTGGCAAAATGAGGCACGTCTCTTGTTGGCTCAAGTATTTATGGCCCAGAATCCCGGGAAAAATGCCGACCGGATAGGACGCTTGCTGGCAGAAACAAAATACGATAAATACTTACCTGGCTGGCTTGAACTGGCCCATTACTATAAAGCGCAGGGCAGAATCTATCAGTATGGCCAGGAGATGGATGCCCTAATCAAGGCAGGCTATGAACCGGCCATAAAAGAAAAGGAAGATATGTATCGTGGCAGTGAATGGAGTAAATTGTTCTGAGGGGGATGGGATAGAAATTATGGAAGTGCAAATACAGCAGGAAATCTGTCCGCCACCGGATAGTCTTACTTTTGCTGATGTGGATTCTAAACTGCTAAGGTGGATAGAGGCAGAACAAGCTATAGTCAAGGTCGTCAATGGATGGGACTGCCATAAAGATGATGTACAGAAGCAGAGAAAGGGGAGATGTTATCTGCTGGAAAAGCATGAGGCAGGTTCACGGCCTCAGCTGATAGACCAGATTATGAGTTTGGGAAGTTTGTCTCCTAACTCAGTTTGGGATATGTCAAAGGCCATCGAACTGGCAACCATCGGATATTTAGCGGGCTACCTGACTTTGCGGGAAGCGTTGAATGTTTCGGTTACTGCTGGCCAGCGTATACAGAAATGTACCAGCAGCTGGGAAAACATGGGAATGGCCTATCTTCGTTATCTGAAAACCTTTGAAGGCAACTTCGAAAGGCTGAGAGCCAGCGAGGCAGCCTTTGAACAATTAAGGAACTCCTCGGATTCCCCTTATAAAGCGGTGCCGTTTGAAATGGAACTAAAAAAAACCTGGTAAATAGGACTGTTCGTAGGAGATATTTCTTGTGAGATTTTACCAGAGGAATGGCCCGAGTACAAAAGAGTAATATTTATACCATGTTTAGATGCTGCAGGAGAGGAAAAACAGAAATTGACCACTTTACTAAAAAAGGAATTGGATATGAATATCGAAAAGAACGAGGAAATATTAAAGAATACATGCAAATTAAGAAATGAGTATGAAGTAGCGTTGTTTGAAAAAGCCATTGAGGAGATTTGTTCCACACAAAGAGCAGAGTATGTACTTAATTTATGTTCAGGCTTTGATGACGATACGGAAGATGAAGAGGTCATGTTTGGTCTCGTCCATGCCGTGGAGAAGCTCGGAGGGGAAGATGGCCTGTATTGGACAGCTATGGGGCTAGAGAGAATGTGGAGAAATAAAGAGTGGTGTAAGATACTGCTCTATAGGATACTTAACTCTGATGAGGATAGAATAAAATATCCGGAAGTGATAAACAGGCTTCCTTGGCGGGAAAGAGACCGGAATATATCCTTATTAGCGGATATTCTCCATGAAGATAAAGAAATGTTTGCCGACAAGATAGATGAGGTTTTAAAAGATTGTTCTGTGGTATATCAGATAAACAAGTACCCAAATGGTGAGATAATGGTTATTTATGACCGAAATGGAGCTGTATGGAATGGTAAACTGGATACGATATATGAGTCAGATAATGGGCTGAATGATGGTGAAAACGGGTATGAAGAATATCATGCCTGTTTGTTTAAGGTTATAGATGTTATAAAACCTGGTAAAAACAGCATAAAGGTAAATGACTGGGTAGAAATAAGTCGTCTTAATCCGCCTGAGCAGATTTTTGATTCAAAAGGCCTGCAAATATGGGGACAGTCAAGGGAGGATAGACAGTGCTAGACCTAGAAAAGCGTGAAATGATCCTCCAAGAAATTGAAGCCGTTATAAAAGATATGGAAAACAGGTATTCATTTATAGAATTGGAAGGCGGTATTCTTAATCTGATATATGTGAGATACAAAAAGGCCTATAAAATAATAAAAGAGCATAAAGAAGATGATTCGGTAATTTATATAAGAGGGGGAATTCGTGCGTATTTGGATTCATATAGTGACTGGGATAACCCGTTGTTGGGTAAAATGGGAGATGGTGAGAAATTATATGATAAATACATTATGAAGCATCCTAAAACAAAATGATTATGCAGGTAACAATTATGGCGAATAATGAATATAAACATTTAATTAGCAATTACGATGTACGGAGTACTGTAAAGTATAAAGGGAATAAGATAATCTTATTAAAACCGATTTCTATGCAAGAGCCAGTTGATAACGTGTTTTGTTTAGATGCTGACAATAATATGATTTGGCAGGTGGCGGATTTGAGGGAGAAATATCCTCATGATAGGAAAATGCCGTATGAAAATATGTTTTATCATGATGGTATTTTAACAGTATCTACGTTTATAGGCATGGGGTACGATATTAATCCTGATGATGGTATGATTCTCAAATCACATATTGTGAAATGAGTAAATCTATAATAGTTGTGTTGGTAGATTGTATTATACCTATTTGATGTTATATGAAATACTTAGATAAGAAACTAATAGAAACTTTGGATTCATATTCTTACGATGAGGATATCGTAAAATGGGTTACAAGGTTGGAAGATGAATTTGATGTAAATGATTTGCTGGCTTTAAGTGATGCTGTATGCCAAGCAGGAGCATGTAAGGAACTGGCATTTGCGGTCCTCCCCTTTATGTTACGCTTAAGCGAAGATGTTTCAGAGAAAAATAAGCTACATTTATTCGTAGAGTCTGCAATGATTTACGCATACAGCTATGAAATCGAGGATAAAATCCCAGATAATTTAATGTGTTGTTTAAAAGAGACAGTAAGTAAGTATAGAAATAAGATTTTGGAATATTATTTAGCAAATACCTTTGAATTGACAGATGAATACTATCTGGTAGCCGCAATCATGACATTTTATAATCAAAAATGGGGCGCTTCTATACTATATGGGAATTTGTTTCCCTATGAAAGTGAGATAGAATTGGATTGTTGTTGCCCTAATTTACATGATATTGTCCTGTATGTTAATGATGACGGCATCTGTTGTCTTGGTGAGCAGCCAGCAACTAACAGATCGGCTAGTAATGTGATGGAATTAAGTCCAAAAGAGGATAAGTCAAATATCCAAGAATTGTTGGACGTGATTAACAAAGTACTTGCTGATAAAGGCCTGCATACATTAAAACAGTTCGAGGAAATAAGTGAATCAGAAGCCGGTGTAGTGTTTATTGTAATGGGAACTATGTTGATGTATGCAGGATATAACGAGCAGGCAAAAAGGTATTATTATATGTTGAATAGCATTGAATGCCCTGTCTGTCATCAGAAATTTATCCCTGCAGAACAATGGGGGCGTTGAAAATGAATGTTCATGACAGTATGGTGGTGAGGTATAGTGCTGATTTGGAAAATGAAACCTTTGCTATGTACCTGAAACCTGATACGGAAGAAGGGGTTAAAGAAGTAAATTTTGAAGGTGTGTTAGCTCATTGGTTTGAGTATGTTGTTTCATGGAATGTTTTAGATGATATTGAAGAACTTGATATTAAAACATTTATATCATATTTTAAGAAAGTTCTATTAGAGGGGAAAAGTGATGGCTGGCCTCTGTTTTTTGAAACTTTAGAGGATTTAGAAGAGCAGTTGCTCAATAAAGGATATAAAACGTATTATATTTCTGGATGTTGTGGGATTACTGGTTTTGTTATTGCGGAACAAGTCAGTGTAAAAGTATAAAAACGAATAATTGCTTAAAAGAATGTATTATGGATATATATAAAAGGCATAATATAATTAGAAAAGTGGTCATTTGCTGGTTAGTTAGGAAATGCTAAGGAGGGAAGAATGTGAAAGAAAGCACCTTTCGATATTACCCCAATATTTATGCAGATGAGGCGCTGGTTCATGCAGACGGTGTATGTCAGTGTTGTGGCAAGAAGGTGCATGAATATACCGAATTTATGTACACTGAGGAGAATGTTGACTGTATTTGCCTTCCATGTATTCGTGATGGAAGTGCAGTCGTAAAATTTCAAGGGGAGTTTATTGCTGCAGCAGATTGGGTCAGCTATCCGGCAAAGAGAGAAGAGCTCTTTCGCAGAACGCCGGGCTACATATCCATTCAGAATGTGGTTAATATTATTATGAGAGAAGGCTAATGATTTTATGGAAGATGCATGGAATAAAGCTGTAAATTGGCTTGGAGATAAAAAGTGGAGAGGTTACTGTTTTGGATTTATGTTTTCTTATATAGTACAGGTTTTTACAATGGTGTTTAGGCGGGGAGATACATCTTGGCATGCTTTTGATCCGCTTAGATTGTTAAACTTTGTTATGGCTTATGTTATAGGGGTAACATTATATGGTGCAGTTCATAAATACGATATAGAATATATGAAAAATAGAATGATGAATGTGTTTATAGCTTTGGGGATAATCATCTTCCTTGCTGTTGTTATAGATTTAAATTGTCATTTAGATGTGCTTAGGTGGCTATAATTGCTAATGAGTTAAATCCCATAATAAATTCTAATGAGAATTTAAAAAACGTATGTTATCATAACCTCGTTACTTATTATTATAGCTGAAGAGGGAGGTTTATGTTATGGAATTAAGTGAACTGTGCTTCGAAGATAGAATAGCAGCTTCTAATAGAATGTAATTTGATTTTTGTAGCATTTGACCTTAGAGATGGAAGATACATCGAATACTTCTAAGAATAGTTGAGGGGGAATAATGTGTGATTATAAGCATAGATCGTGATGGTGTCTGCATGGGTGATGATGCCATGGATCATTGGAGGGATGTTGTTCTGGAAGATAACGCAACAGCCCGTGATTTACTGAATAAGTTGCTGGAAATTGACTATCTGCCGAATCTTACCGATGCCATTTGGTATACATGGAGCTCTGATGCCCGCTGCCTTATAGCATGGTCTTGCAAGAAGAAAAAAGTCATAGCTGAGGTGCGAGATAAACTACTTGAAAAAGATAATAGCAAGTCAGGGTATTACTTCGTTCATCTTTGGAAACAGGATTTGCAGCTCATCAAGGAATATATAAAAGAAACACCTGGCATTTGGTATGACAAAGATTACTTTGGTGGTCGCTTATAAGTGGTGGTCGATGAATGGGAGAGTAGCAATTGGAAGAAATGTTAGCTATAAAACTGAAACCACGAAATGGTGGAGATATTATCATTGATAAAGATGATGTGGAAAGTATATACTTCGGGGATGTGGTAGAATGCATCTTGTTTAAGAATAATGAACTTACCCGCTGTAAAAAGGCTAAACAAGCAGTGATTCATTTGAAAAAAAGTGCGGATAAGTATGGTGGTGGAAAAATAAGTGTATTTGAGAGACTTTGTAGTGAAAGAAATTTGTATATCGTAGAATTGTTGCATGATGAAATAATTGAAGAAATTCTGTTGCCATATAAGCGCATAAATGGTATAGAAACTAATATACTTGAAAAGCATGAGTTTGATAATGGACTGAAAATTAAATTCAGTGAAAAGTTTGGAACGGAGAGGTAAATATTCTGGGGCTTGTGGTGGGCTGGCTGGCCCAGAAGCTTTGCAATGTGTCCCTGCGTCGTAAAGAAGCATGAAACTGCCCTGGCTGAAATGAAAAATGGCAGGAAGAAGTCCCATTGGATTTGGTATATCTTCCCGCAACTGGCCGACCTGGGGTATAAGGAAGTCATCACATGGAATTACACTAAATTCCAGACGGATATGTGGCGCTACCAGACCAAGACCATGGATCAGAGCCATGATACGGTAGTGTCGCCCGGAGATAAAGTTTTTTCATATGGTATGAACCGGTTGGGGTGGCCATATGAAGTGAGGGAATTCTGGGTTGATTAAGCTCAGGAAGAAATCAATTAATCGATTTAGCAGTAGCTTTTAATAAAAAGCTACTAGAATTATAATGAAAATTTAATTGAGAAGGTTTATTATTTAACATGTTGTATTGTGTCAAGAATAAAGCAACAACATGTTTATTTGCCGATGGGGGCACCATGCCATGGGGATTTAACCATGGTATGGTGCTTTTTTGCGTGCATGAATCAGTTGGGAGGACGGAGCATTGAAAGGTAAATTTGAGAGCGTGGGAAGGTTATTATCTGTTGTACTACTGATAACTGGAATTATGGGGATGGCCGGTTGTGGCAGACACTCAGATGTAGATGAAAGTCATCTCTTAAGCAAAAAGGCAGAGGCAGGAGACGGATATGAGTGGCGTACTGTGGAGTACGCCCAAACAGATGGGAAAAAGATGAAGGTAGAACTGCCCTTTGAATTGGAAAAAGATAACACTGAGGAAAGCGTTGGTGGCTGGAGAGAGGATTCTTACAGCCATTATGATGATGAGAAATTCTTCTCTGTAGAAATGGTTCATGTCAGTGGCTTGAGGCCGGGGCGTGTATTTGATATGGAAGGGTTCCTCAAAGTAAGTTTTGTTGATCCAGAAGGACTTAAGGTCACGGTGAAGGACAGGGGAACAAAGACGGTCAATGGACTTAAAATGACTTATCTGGATGTGCAGTTGCTGGATGAAGAGAATGGCAGTCAGCGTCCAGCCAGACTGTTGAACCTTGGCTTTTTCGGTGGCGAAGGCGAATTCTGGGCTATTTCATACTTTGCATATGAAGATGACAAGCTCGGGCAGAAGATGATAGAAAGATCCATTGAGTCAATAAAAGTTGAATAAATTCAAGCTAAAAGAGGATAAGATTGAAAATTGTGGCTCAAGAAAGGGTATAACATGAAAGAAGGGGAGAGTTAAATGTTTGATTTTTCATGGGTGAAAGAGTGTTCATGTTCTATATAAAAAGGTTGGCTCTGAATGGATGGCATCAAATAGAGGATTTTGGAGGGGATGGTATTGCTTTTTGATAATCAGCATAAGCTGGTAGAGGAATATTCGGAAGTCGTGTAGAAAATATGCAGAAAGCTGATGGAGCGATGTTAATTATTAACATGGGAGGGTGCTGCTATGGCTAAATACTACGATGGCTGTCCTCGGTGTGGCAGAAGAGATTTTGGTGAGATACTGCACTGTAAGAGGTGTAATACGGATTTCTGCACGAAATGCCAGGGAAAGCGGAAACTGGCTGGTGGCACGGAATATGCGTGCTGCCCACGTTGTGGTGCAGAAATAGACGATGATGATACGGTGGTCGTTGTTACCACAGAGAAGGAAAACGCCAAGAATAGGTAAAATGTAACTTTGTGTTCTGAGAGTGTATATATGATACTAAAGTATAGAAAACAAAACTGTTTTTGATAATATGTGTTGACATTATCTGCGTAATGTATT
It includes:
- a CDS encoding fructosamine kinase family protein is translated as MELVDVIRQIYGEEVYITDRIGISGGDINDAYHLCLSNGENLFIKMNANAKDDFFAAEKTGLEALHKAGAVTLSVITYDKTKDNLSYLLLNFVRSSRPKRTYWEDLGHMLAQVHHAAVDKFGGFSPEFYDAYHEIIPKEPGYTVRRDLYNLYHLLNHLNLFGRSYLAAGRRILKSYSQK
- a CDS encoding tetratricopeptide repeat protein, producing the protein MEYKFQPMVQEAIELIWKQDDSKNCEKGRTLLRRAAEDGDAEAWALLSLTYLGEPWVGKTSNFENNIAEAERCLKKSLSEGSPVGLLAILARRSLYPTEEMDFWDYWDDERETAVVEMEEYTEGDGNGEDLAAYLFGMAYLRGGIDILTGKRLDKGQRQQLAKPFLEHARTQGIRLNYNPEEMSKPDDSDADWRLKLWLQNGLVITFDRYDTEEFQAALEIMEDTYKVIELYHDKDYLSVRQTEDNYELHAMLNGKGALRREDSREQVLSLLQAWLGGKTDLSAEEWQNDVQAVRYVKWQWYLDKAEVCKNRDGLDEMVTALKQAANMDCGKAMVRLGCYHQEKGEKDVARQWFLQAVKTEEHDDVKEACYYLGCLEEGQLAVQYLEKAAKMGAASAWAKLGNCYRNGLGTLMDSEKAMICYKKGADLGDYEALYVMACSCRSEDGTWQDIPKAISCLRKVLSEENDWQNEARLLLAQVFMAQNPGKNADRIGRLLAETKYDKYLPGWLELAHYYKAQGRIYQYGQEMDALIKAGYEPAIKEKEDMYRGSEWSKLF
- a CDS encoding DUF1266 domain-containing protein, with the translated sequence MEVQIQQEICPPPDSLTFADVDSKLLRWIEAEQAIVKVVNGWDCHKDDVQKQRKGRCYLLEKHEAGSRPQLIDQIMSLGSLSPNSVWDMSKAIELATIGYLAGYLTLREALNVSVTAGQRIQKCTSSWENMGMAYLRYLKTFEGNFERLRASEAAFEQLRNSSDSPYKAVPFEMELKKTW
- a CDS encoding Imm30 family immunity protein — its product is MNIEKNEEILKNTCKLRNEYEVALFEKAIEEICSTQRAEYVLNLCSGFDDDTEDEEVMFGLVHAVEKLGGEDGLYWTAMGLERMWRNKEWCKILLYRILNSDEDRIKYPEVINRLPWRERDRNISLLADILHEDKEMFADKIDEVLKDCSVVYQINKYPNGEIMVIYDRNGAVWNGKLDTIYESDNGLNDGENGYEEYHACLFKVIDVIKPGKNSIKVNDWVEISRLNPPEQIFDSKGLQIWGQSREDRQC
- a CDS encoding CbrC family protein, coding for MKESTFRYYPNIYADEALVHADGVCQCCGKKVHEYTEFMYTEENVDCICLPCIRDGSAVVKFQGEFIAAADWVSYPAKREELFRRTPGYISIQNVVNIIMREG
- a CDS encoding DUF1810 family protein, which translates into the protein MCPCVVKKHETALAEMKNGRKKSHWIWYIFPQLADLGYKEVITWNYTKFQTDMWRYQTKTMDQSHDTVVSPGDKVFSYGMNRLGWPYEVREFWVD